Proteins encoded by one window of Oncorhynchus clarkii lewisi isolate Uvic-CL-2024 unplaced genomic scaffold, UVic_Ocla_1.0 unplaced_contig_3415_pilon_pilon, whole genome shotgun sequence:
- the LOC139401809 gene encoding uncharacterized protein, translating into MDDHLTSEAVNEMEQSNCTRSRATSVMETTEEGKLNIVEHLTLMDFLQNLTEKQWRGIREGMFDPLTKQQLAGLCLRIVQFLSDKLMQIIIPGLYELLGIQDAASSPLSQRSLTASLTSLLDDKTNTKSRVRFTEAGVPKRPGSRKSFNSFRIPTPYPSSNCMEQEEEEEQESQLKFKEIYLTKGSLGSGSYLPKGAMRTLTSLSDVQKKTTNSETLQVLLGVSEDTLVTCVQDSLQGSLSKLACMSNSPSGSAGSMMLTPAVMAELAKDVKSALSVVVKSASASQTSLVTPVRGDSQTKVTESMVRELAVKLEKVDQESKSLTGQVMTTISDTMVAFVDENEQNLLEDLKDKITFLASHVGFIEDLDALIRKYESSYNISESGSSCTLTSKSIQKLSSREFQTSAIQAVSGVLDKKVSSLSFPSSVIKSELTGAVSGQTLSGIVKTESIHPVGSAASVVVKTFVSDMKSLAESEESPQQKSAWSAAVHIYHSIQNNLKDYFDKLQRFALKSIVTSDDNITNAEFKETVPLPCLDMKYRPSKSEPQLPESTGEVTLQRGLSESSKLLWAKTESEESKLLLTTCTKEVISELLVLYNTEMSKEDPLYTVGEKGSGFSIEREKFVEGVLAQLGDIAHSRASSPIVCEFPCQIEDSRSKATASLTSLLDCIRKLSSEEFKRNATQAVSEFLVKKSTSSLTSAQPAYSVASRSCSIQNQYTWSKDICADSAAFGIIETFVEDLQSLAQPAEVEEREPDLQENAQKLQSRIWSATTSLYNNIKKTLKDFIIHQRRSDMLSRMSSHIPTEDSGHLGTKEYLGLASQDLRQASKSVPHLHSLNLEVALHRGVSESSKLLWTETDEALLTNSTKEVISTILTSCEDQTSNAPCFSTVGKKISDMSLEVNMLVGGVLSQLKDISLSRSPTPCEDMFERLQGSPERTSPVSLDCSTAASKGIASSHSLSTKSLQKLSSHEFQTKAEKGVSEVLSRSFNIVEEGTTDKYLQSVSTSTTSTDIIQTMVKDQQELTQTTQSSDMVSGTSLLTTGQVSEKRIWSVARNIYYSLQSKITEFLRKDLQRSDTTLGSIQIFTYQSSPASQRASLGHLEVNQSSVTPGVNDACVDIPHKLLPKTTELSGSMLEDIGTIRCRSADSQNTRNTSSSRSSISLTPTSKLRQSKWHFALPGTPIPTEFPAQIDFPIVRNTIIEDFFHTEDLLPVTFVDKVRQAAGVVVDIMVESVENTQENGQGASHLDDLRSAVRKLRKIISTWTIHIFSHELVDKVIALQDSHSTPQVLTLEAAKSASDSILSRLKWGKEQCAISKELSSQLLQIFAEETVKCFLRQWSDEYENINFDVSVQNDPKTSTCMVILQMITKATAKCYFESATSVATSGIVEGVFDLERDTISSTGEQVLTFNTKGSKKVSKNLCPQESLEYQPQNISPTVYFTETMTTSHGSFSPEGIYDIASSFPLEEKSRKPSLFTRLSRSITKGFLSPFKSSRKTKLFK; encoded by the exons atggatgacCACCTGACCTCTGAAGCTGTCAATGAGATG GAGCAGAGCAATTGTACCAGGAGCAGAGCAACCTCAGTGATGGAAACCACAGAAGAGGGGAAGCTCAACATTGTGGAACATCTGACACTTATGGACTTCCTTCAAAACCTAACTGAGAA GCAATGGAGGGGGATTCGTGAGGGCATGTTTGACCCG CTGACAAAACAACAGCTTGCCGGCTTGTGTCTGAGGATTGTCCAGTTTTTATCGGACAAGCTGATGCAGATCATCATCCCAGGTCTTTACGAACTACTGGGCATCCAAGATGCTGCCTCCTCTCCATTGTCACAGAGATCTCTCACAGCGTCACTCACCAGTCTGTTAGACGATAAGACTAACACCAAGTCCCGCGTGAGATTTACTGAGGCTGGTGTACCTAAGAGGCCAGGCAGTCGAAAGTCTTTCAATAGCTTTCGCATCCCGACTCCCTACCCTTCCTCCAACTGTATggagcaggaagaggaagaagaacaggAATCACAACTTAAGTTCAAGGAGATTTACCTGACTAAGGGCAGTCTGGGCAGTGGAAGCTACCTGCCCAAGGGGGCCATGAG gactctaacctctctgtctgatGTGCAGAAGAAAACAACCAACTCTGAGACGCTACAAGTCCTCTTAGGTGTCTCAGAGGACACCCTTGTCACCTGTGTGCAGGACAGCCTGCAAGGTTCTCTCTCCAAACTTGCATGCATGTCCAATTCTCCATCTGGAAGTGCAGGCTCTATGATGCTAACCCCTGCTGTAATGGCAGAGTTGGCTAAAGATGTCAAGTCGGCCTTATCAGTGGTCGTTAAGAGTGCCTCCGCAAGTCAAACCTCTCTAGTGACACCGGTAAGGGGAGACTCACAGACCAAGGTGACTGAGAGCATGGTGAGAGAGCTGGCTGTTAAACTTGAAAAAGTTGACCAAGAGAGCAAGAGTCTAACAGGGCAAGTCATGACCACCATCTCTGACACAATGGTGGCTTTTGTTGACGAGAACGAACAGAATTTGCTGGAAGATCTGAAGGACAAGATCACGTTTTTGGCATCGCATGTTGGCTTCATTGAGGATCTTGATGCCCTGATAAGGAAATACGAGAGCAGCTACAATATTAGTGAATCTGGTTCCTCCTGCACGCTCACATCTAAGAGCATCCAAAAACTCTCTAGCCGGGAGTTTCAAACATCAGCAATACAAGCAGTGAGTGGAGTTCTTGACAAAAAAGTCAGTAGTTTGAGCTTTCCTAGTTCAGTCATTAAGTCTGAGTTAACAGGTGCTGTATCAGGTCAAACATTGTCTGGCATTGTAAAGACAGAGTCAATTCACCCAGTGGGCTCAGCAGCGTCAGTAGTTGTTAAGACTTTCGTGTCAGATATGAAGTCCTTGGCTGAATCTGAAGAGAGTCCCCAACAGAAGAGTGCCTGGTCTGCTGCTGTTCACATTTACCACAGCATCCAAAACAACTTGAAAGATTATTTCGACAAGCTTCAGAGATTTGCCCTAAAGAGCATTGTCACATCTGATGACAACATCACAAATGCTGAGTTTAAGGAGACAGTTCCACTTCCTTGCTTAGACATGAAATATAGGCCCAGTAAGAGTGAGCCTCAGTTGCCAGAGTCCACTGGTGAAGTTACTTTACAAAGAGGCCTAAGTGAGAGCTCAAAACTTCTTTGGGCAAAAACTGAGTCAGAAGAAAGCAAGCTCCTTCTGACAACTTGCACCAAAGAAGTCATCTCAGAGCTTCTGGTCTTGTACAACACTGAGATGTCAAAGGAGGACCCCCTGTACACTGTTGGAGAAAAAGGATCAGGCTTctctattgagagagagaaatttgTAGAGGGTGTTCTGGCTCAGCTTGGGGATATTGCCCATTCCAGGGCCTCATCACCAATAGTATGTGAGTTCCCCTGTCAAATTGAGGACAGCAGAAGTAAGGCCACAGCTTCTTTGACCAGTCTGTTAGATTGTATTAGAAAACTCTCAAGTGAGGAATTTAAGAGAAATGCCACTCAAGCAGTGAGTGAGTTCCTAGTTAAAAAGTCCACCAGTAGCTTAACTAGTGCACAGCCTGCTTATTCTGTAGCATCCAGGTCTTGTTCCATTCAAAACCAGTACACATGGTCAAAGGATATTTGTGCGGATTCTGCTGCCTTTGGCATCATTGAAACATTTGTGGAAGACCTGCAGAGCTTGGCGCAACCTGcagaagtagaggagagagaacctgacctCCAGGAAAATGCACAAAAGCTACAGAGCAGGATCTGGTCTGCTACCACTAGTTTATATAACAATATTAAGAAGACATTAAAGGACTTCATCATTCACCAGCGGAGGTCAGACATGCTGAGCAGAATGTCTAGTCATATACCCACAGAGGACTCTGGACATCTTGGGACTAAGGAGTACCTTGGTTTGGCAAGCCAGGACTTGAGGCAAGCTAGTAAGAGTGTGCCTCACTTGCACAGTTTGAACCTTGAAGTGGCTCTACACAGGGGTGTCAGCGAGAGTTCAAAACTTCTCTGGACTGAAACAGACGAGGCTCTACTGACCAATAGTACCAAAGAGGTCATTTCAACAATCTTGACCTCATGCGAGGATCAGACATCAAATGCACCTTGCTTCTCCACAGTAGGAAAGAAAATATCTGATATGTCCCTTGAGGTCAACATGTTGGTAGGTGGTGTTCTGTCTCAGCTGAAGGACATCTCCTTGTCAAGGTCCCCAACACCATGTGAAGACATGTTTGAACGTCTCCAAGGTTCTCCTGAGCGAACCTCTCCAGTAAGTCTAGATTGCAGCACGGCTGCCTCCAAAGGCATTGCATCTTCCCACAGTCTTTCAACAAAGAGCCTCCAAAAACTCTCTAGTCATGAGTTCCAAACCAAAGCTGAGAAAGGAGTGAGTGAGGTCCTCTCTAGATCATTTAACATTGTGGAGGAAGGCACAACAGATAAGTACCTCCAGTCTGTATCTACATCCACCAcatctactgatattatacaaaccATGGTGAAAGACCAGCAGGAGCTCACCCAGACCACCCAATCATCTGACATGGTATCTGGAACCTCCCTGCTCACCACTGGACAGGTTTCTGAGAAAAGAATCTGGTCTGTTGCTCGTAACatctactacagtctgcaaagtaAGATTACGGAGTTTCTCAGAAAAGATCTTCAAAGATCAGACACAACACTTGGTTCAATCCAAATCTTTACATATCAAAGCAGTCCTGCATCACAAAGAGCAAGTCTCGGCCATCTTGAGGTCAACCAGAGCAGTGTTACACCTGGTGTAAACGATGCCTGTGTGGACATTCCGCACAAATTACTACCTAAAACCACTGAGCTCTCAGGATCCATGCTGGAGGATATTGGCACGATCCGTTGTAGGAGTGCTGACAGCCAAAATACAAGAAATACCTCTTCTTCACGCTCTTCCATCTCTCTAACACCTACTTCAAAATTAAGGCAGTCGAAATGGCACTTTGCTTTACCCGGGACTCCCATCCCCACTGAGTTTCCTGCTCAGATTGACTTTCCCATTGTTAGAAACACAATCATTGAGGACTTCTTTCACACAGAGGACTTACTTCCTGTAACCTTTGTGGACAAAGTCAGGCAAGCTGCTGGGGTGGTAGTGGACATTATGGTGGAAAGTGTTGAGAACACACAGGAAAATGGACAGGGTGCTTCACATCTTGACGACCTCCGATCTGCTGttaggaaattgagaaaaatcATTTCCACTTGGACCATCCACATTTTCAGTCATGAATTGGTGGATAAAGTGATAGCCCTTCAGGACAGCCACAGCACTCCACAGGTCTTAACATTGGAAGCAGCCAAAAGTGCTTCAGACTCCATTCTTTCAAGGCTGAAATGGGGAAAGGAACAATGTGCCATATCCAAGGAGCTCTCCTCTCAGCTTCTCCAGATATTTGCTGAAGAGACAGTGAAGTGCTTCCTGAGACAGTGGTCAGATGAGTATGAAAACATAAACTTTGATGTTTCAGTCCAGAACGATCCAAAGACTTCTACTTGCATGGTCATTCTTCAAATGATCACCAAAGCCACTGCTAAATGTTATTTTGAGTCCGCTACCAGCGTGGCCACCAGTGGCATTGTAGAAGGCGTGTTTGATTTGGAAAGGGATACCATCAGCAGTACTGGAGAGCAGGTCCTCACCTTCAATACAAAG GGTTCCAAGAAAGTTAGTAAGAACCTCTGTCCTCAAGAGTCTCTGGagtaccagcctcagaacatttccCCTACTGTGTACTTTACAG AGACGATGACAACATCTCATGGCTCCTTTTCTCCAGAGGGAATTTATGATATCGCATCGTCCTTCCCACTTGAAGAGAAGAGTCGCAAACCCTCCCTTTTCACCAGATTGTCTAGATCCATCACGAAAGGCTTTCTCAGCCCATTCAAATCTTCAAGAAAAACCAAATTATTTAAATAA